A genomic stretch from Microtus pennsylvanicus isolate mMicPen1 chromosome 11, mMicPen1.hap1, whole genome shotgun sequence includes:
- the Caskin2 gene encoding caskin-2, whose product MGREQDLIVAVKNGDVTCVQKLVAKVKAAKTKLLGSTKRLNINYQDADGFSALHHAALGGSLELIALLLEAQATVDIKDSNGMRPLHYAAWQGRLEPVRLLLRASAAVNAASLDGQIPLHLAAQYGHYEVSEMLLQHQSNPCLVNKLKKTPLDLACEFGRLKVAQLLLNSHLCVALLEGEAKDPCDPNYTTPLHLAAKNGHREVIRQLLKAGIEINRQTKTGTALHEAALYGKTEVVRLLLEGGVDVNIRNTYNQTALDIVNQFTTSQASREIKQLLREASGILKVRALKDFWNLHDPTALNVRAGDVITVLEQHPDGRWKGHIHESQRGTDRVGYFPPGIVEVVSKRVGIPVARLPSVPTPLRPSFPRISQSSADDSLQPLTYGQLPRGGLSPDSPAGDRNSVGSEGSVGSIRSAGSGQSSEGTNGHGTGLLIENAQPLPSASEDQVLPGLRAPSASDNLSHRPLASYRSGETFTQDVRPEQLLEGKDAQAIHNWLSEFQLEGYTAHFLQAGYDVPTISRMTPEDLTAIGVTKPGHRKKIASEIAQLSIAEWLPNYIPVDLLEWLCALGLPQYHKQLVSSGYDSMGLVADLTWEELQEIGVNKLGHQKKLMLGVRRLAELRRGLLHGEALGEGGRRLTRGPELMAIEGLENGESPAMAGPRLLTFQGSELSPELQAAMAGGGPEPLPLPPARSPSQESIGARSRGSGHSQEQPVSQPSIGDSIAPQERNLPEGTERPSKLCTSLPGQGPAPYVFMCSQSSPTSPAPGPPPGAPRAFSYLAGSPAAPPDPPRPKRRSHSLSRPGPAEGEAEGEAEGPVGSALGSYATLTRRPGRSTLARTSPSLTPTRGTPRSQSFALRARRKGPPPPPPKRLSSVSGPTEPPSLEGSPGPKEGATGPRRRTLSEPAGPSEPPGPSAPTGPVSDTEEEEPGPEGTPPSRGSSGEGLPFAEEGNLTIKQRPKPAGPPARETPVLPGLDFNLTESDTVKRRPKCKEREPLQTALLAFGVVGGDTPSPSTPLSSQAPCESPSTSSNPPRSEPSSLPSQGTPAPDLSPKSQPPGHQGASAGPALATGSRLNVETEPPAALLKVPGAGAAPKPVSVACTQLAFSGPKLAPRFGPRPVPPPRPESTGPVCPGQAQQRLEQTSSSLAAALKAAEKSIGTEEREGPTAASTKHILDDISTMFDALADQLDAMLD is encoded by the exons ATGGGTCGTGAACAGGACCTGATCGTTGCCGTCAAGAACGGAGATGTGACATGTGTGCAGAAACTGGTGGCTAAAGTCAAGGCTGCAAAAACAA agCTCCTCGGCTCCACGAAGAGACTCAACATCAACTACCAGGATGCTGATGG ATTCTCTGCTCTCCACCATGCTGCCTTGGGGGGCAGCCTGGAGCTCATAGCCTTGCTGCTGGAGGCGCAAGCCACTGTCGACATCAAAGACAGCAATG GCATGCGTCCCCTACACTATGCGGCCTGGCAGGGCCGGCTGGAGCCTGtgaggctgctgctgagggcttCTGCGGCTGTCAATGCTGCCTCGCTGGACGGCCAGATCCCTCTGCACCTGGCTGCACAGTATGGACACTATGAGGTG TCAGAAATGCTTCTCCAGCATCAGTCCAACCCGTGCCTAGTCAACAAGCTGAAGAAGACACCCCTAGACCTAGCCTGCGAATTCGGGCGGCTCAAG GTGGCCCAGTTGCTTCTAAACAGCCACTTGTGTGTCGCACTGCTGGAAGGAGAGGCAAAGGACCCGTGCGACCCCAACTACACCACACCCCTGCACTTGGCTGCTAAGAATGGCCACAGAGAAGTCATCAG GCAGCTCCTGAAAGCTGGCATTGAGATCAACCGCCAGACCAAGACCGGCACCGCGCTGCACGAGGCCGCCTTATACGGCAAAACCGAGGTGGTGCGGCTGCTCCTAGAG GGAGGCGTGGATGTGAATATCCGGAACACGTATAACCAGACGGCGCTGGACATAGTGAATCAGTTCACCACCTCCCAGGCCAGCCGGGAAATCAAGCAGCTACTTCGGG AGGCTTCAGGAATCTTGAAAGTCCGAGCACTTAAGGATTTCTGGAACCTTCATGACCCCACCGCTCTCAATGTCCGGGCAGGAGATGTCATCACG GTGCTCGAACAGCATCCCGATGGCCGCTGGAAGGGCCACATCCATGAGAGTCAAAGGGGCACAGACCGTGTGGGCTACTTCCCCCCGGGGATCGTCGAGGTGGTCAGCAAGCGGGTGGGCATACCTGTGGCCCGTCTCCCCTCTGTGCCCACCCCGCTGCGGCCGAGCTTCCCCCGGATATCACAGTCGTCTGCTGACGATTCGCTGCAGCCTCTTACCTACGGCCAGCTCCCGCGGGGGGGCCTCAGCCCGGACAGTCCAG CAGGTGACAGGAACAGCGTGGGCAGCGAGGGCAGTGTGGGCAGCATCCGCAGTGCTGGCAGTGGGCAGAGTTCTGAAGGCACCAATGGCCATGGCACTGGCCTCCTTATTGAGAATGCTCAG cCACTGCCCTCTGCCAGTGAGGACCAGGTACTGCCAGGCCTGCGTGCCCCGTCTGCGTCAG ACAACCTGAGCCATCGCCCCCTGGCCAGTTATCGCTCTGGGGAGACCTTCACTCAGGATGTGAGGCCGGAACAGTTGCTGGAAGGGAAG GATGCACAGGCCATTCATAACTGGCTAAGTGAATTCCAGCTGGAGGGCTACACTGCCCACTTCCTGCAGGCTGGCTATGATGTGCCAACCATCAGCCGAATGACTCCCGAG GATCTGACAGCCATTGGGGTGACCAAACCTGGACACCGGAAGAAGATCGCCTCAGAGATTGCCCAGCTCAGCATCGCTGAGTGGCTGCCCAACTATATCCCG GTGGACTTGCTGGAGTGGCTGTGTGCCCTGGGGCTGCCACAGTATCACAAGCAGCTGGTGAGCAGCGGCTACGACTCCATGGGGCTGGTCGCCGACCTCACTTGGGAGGAGCTGCAGGAGATAGGCGTGAACAAGCTGG GGCATCAGAAGAAGCTCATGCTGGGGGTGAGGCGGCTGGCAGAGCTTCGGCGGGGCCTGCTGCATGGGGAGGCTCTAGGTGAAGGCGGACGCCGGCTGACCAGGGGTCCGGAGTTGATGGCCATTGAAGGCCTGGAGAACGGGGAAAGTCCAGCTATGGCTGGACCTCGCCTCCTCACCTTTCAGGGCAGTGAGCTGAGCCCAGAGCTACAGGCAGCTATGGCAGGGGGTGGCCCAGAGCCACTCCCTCTTCCCCCTGCCCGTTCTCCCAGCCAGGAAAGCATTGGCGCCCGCTCCCGGGGTTCTGGTCACTCACAGGAACAGCCTGTCTCTCAGCCCAGTATTGGTGATTCCATCGCCCCACAGGAGAGGAACCTTCCAGAGGGTACAGAGCGCCCCTCTAAGCTTTGTACCTCACTCCCTGGCCAAGGACCTGCCCCTTATGTCTTCATGTGTTCACAGAGTTCACCCACTAGCCCAGCCCCAGGGCCACCTCCCGGTGCTCCTCGGGCCTTCTCCTACTTGGCCGGCTCTCCTGCAGCTCCTCCAGACCCGCCTCGGCCCAAACGCCGATCCCACAGCCTGAGCCGCCCTGGCCCTGCTGAGGGGGAAGCTGAAGGGGAGGCTGAAGGGCCAGTGGGCAGTGCCTTGGGCAGCTATGCCACCCTTACCCGGAGACCAGGACGCAGCACCCTTGCCCGGACTAGCCCTAGCCTGACCCCAACTCGAGGGACTCCCCGAAGCCAGTCCTTTGCCCTCCGTGCCCGTCGTAAaggccccccacccccaccccccaagcgCCTCAGTTCCGTCTCTGGCCCCACCGAGCCACCTTCACTAGAAGGAAGCCCAGGACCCAAGGAAGGGGCCACAGGCCCCCGGAGGAGAACACTGAGTGAACCAGCCGGCCCCTCAGAGCCCCCTGGTCCTTCTGCCCCAACTGGCCCTGTGTCTGACACAGAAGAAGAGGAGCCTGGGCCTGAGGGGACACCCCCATCTCGGGGCAGCTCAGGAGAAGGGCTGCCATTCGCAGAGGAAGGGAACTTGACGATCAAGCAGCGGCCAAAGCCAGCTGGTCCCCCGGCCCGGGAGACACCTGTGCTCCCTGGTCTTGACTTCAACCTCACAGAGTCCGATACTGTCAAACGGAGGCCCAAATGTAAAGAGAGAGAGCCACTCCAGACTGCGCTGTTGGCCTTTGGGGTAGTGGGTGGTGACACCCCTAGCCCCTCCACTCCCCTGTCCTCCCAGGCCCCCTGTGAATCTCCCTCAACTTCTTCTAACCCTCCACGGTCTGAGCCTAGCAGCCTTCCGTCTCAAGGAACTCCAGCCCCAGATCTCAGCCCCAAATCTCAGCCCCCCGGCCACCAAGGGGCCTCTGCCGGGCCAGCTCTGGCAACAGGCAGCCGGCTGAATGTGGAGACAGAGCCTCCTGCTGCCCTCCTCAAAGTGCCCGGAGCAG GAGCAGCTCCTAAGCCTGTGTCCGTGGCCTGTACGCAGCTGGCATTTTCTGGCCCAAAGCTGGCTCCCCGGTTCGGCCCCCGCCCTGTACCCCCTCCAAGGCCTGAGAGCACTGGGCCTGTGTGTCCAGGCCAGGCCCAACAGAGACTGGAGCAAACCAGCTCGTCCTTGGCAGCCGCACTGAAGGCAGCTGAGAAGAGCATTGGCACTGAGGAGCGAGAGGG CCCCACAGCGGCCTCCACCAAGCACATTCTGGATGACATCAGCACCATGTTTGATGCCCTGGCTGACCAGCTGGATGCCATGCTGGACTGA
- the Tsen54 gene encoding tRNA-splicing endonuclease subunit Sen54 isoform X1 — protein sequence MEPDSEPATVEVPAGRVLSASELRAARSRSQKLPQRSHGPKDFLPDGSEAQAERLRLCRQELWQLLAEERVERLGSLVAAEWRPEEGFVELKSPAGKFWQTMGYSEQGRQRLHPEEALYLLECGSIQLFYQDLPLSIQEAYQLLLTEDTLNFLQYQVFSHLKRLGYVVRRFQPSSVVSPYERQLNLDGYAQCLEDGTGKRKRSSSCRSVSKKAKALQNSLPPMSGAASSPPACDQSSQYSEKPQESSPRKGSGLSFQALGSSEPCPALAREDMECGQENDKIKNGAKGAPKPRWNFEQISFPNMASDSRHTRLPAPAPELLPANVIGRGTDAESWCQKLNQRKEKLSRRDRDQQAEAQQFREDVNADPEVQGCSSWREYKELLQRRQLQKSQPRPPHLWGQSVTPLLNPDKADSPAAVLEHVSVLQTTHLADGGYRLLEKSRGLEISFDVYQADAVATFRKNNPGKPYVRMCISGPGLTQQEGTDVKGFLAKSGENPLCPAVPLLWGSWKFIKATEFVNSRARGQYSCIPSFFVLEPSCSGRGGSPGPWVGCD from the exons ATGGAGCCGGACTCCGAACCCGCGACCGTGGAGGTTCCCGCGGGGCGTGTGCTCAG CGCCTCGGAACTCCGGGCGGCTCGTTCGCGGTCCCAGAAGCTGCCCCAGCGGTCGCATGGCCCCAAGGACTTCCTCCCGGACGGCTCGGAGGCCCAGGCCGAGCGGCTGCGCCTGTGTCGCCAGGAGCTGTGGCAGCTGCTGGCAGAGGAGCGCGTGGAACGCTT GGGCAGCTTGGTGGCCGCGGAGTGGAGACCCGAAGAGGGCTTCGTGGAGTTGAAGTCGCCAGCG GGGAAATTCTGGCAGACCATGGGCTACTCAGAGCAAGGGCGGCAGCGGCTTCACCCCGAAGAGGCCTTGTATCTGCTGGAGTGT GGCTCTATTCAGCTCTTCTACCAAGACCTACCGCTGTCCATCCAAGAGGCCTACCAGCTGCTGCTGACTGAGGACACCTTGAATTTCCTACAATATCAG GTCTTCAGCCACCTGAAGAGACTAGGCTACGTGGTTCGCCGGTTCCAGCCGAG CTCTGTCGTGTCCCCTTATGAGAGGCAGCTTAACTTGGATGGCTATGCCCAGTGCCTGGAGGACGGGACTGGCAAGAGGAAGAGGAGCTCCAGCTGTCG GTCTGTTAGTAAGAAGGCTAAGGCTCTGCAGAACTCTCTGCCACCCATGAGCGGGGCAGCCTCCAGCCCACCTGCCTGTGACCAGAGTAGCCAGTACTCAGAGAAGCCCCAGGAGTCAAGCCCCAGAAAGGGCTCAGGACTCTCCTTTCAGGCTCTGGGGTCTTCAGAGCCTTGCCCTGCTCTGGCCAGGGAGGATATGGAGTGTGGCCAGGAGAATGATAAAATCAAGAATGGAGCCAAGGGGGCTCCTAAACCACGCTGGAACTTTGAGCAGATCTCCTTCCCCAACATGGCTTCAGATAGCCGCCACACCCGCCTGCCTGCCCCAGCCCCAGAACTGCTCCCCGCCAATGTCATTGGGCGAGGGACAGATGCTGAGTCCTGGTGCCAAAAGCTGAACCAGCGGAAGGAGAAGCTTTCCCGGAGAGACCGGGACCAGCAAGCAGAGGCGCAGCAGTTCCGGGAGGATGTGAACGCAGATCCCGAGGTGCAGGGCTGCTCCAGCTGGCGGGAGTACAAGGAACTGCTGCAGAGGCGACAGCTGCAGAAGAGCCAGCCCCGCCCTCCACACCTGTGGGGCCAGTCTGTTACTCCCTTGCTCAACCCTGATAAAGCAGATTCCCCAG CCGCGGTCCTTGAACATGTCTCCGTGCTGCAGACAACACATCTTGCTGACGGAGGTTACCG GCTTCTGGAGAAGTCGAGAGGCTTGGAGATCAGCTTCGATGTTTACCAGGCTGACGCTGTGGCTACGTTCCGAAAAAACAACCCTGGCAAACCCTATGTCCGAATGTGCATTAGTGG TCCTGGGCTCACTCAGCAGGAGGGAACTGATGTGAAGGGATTTCTGGCTAAGAGTGGTGAGAACCCACTCTGTCCTGCTGTCCCTCTACTCTGGGGCTCCTGGAAGTTCATCAAAGCCACAGAGTTTGTAAACAGCAGAGCCCGGGGCCAGTATTCTTGTATTCCTAGCTTTTTTGTCTTAGAGCCTTCCTGCTCTGGGAGGGGGGGCAGCCCAGGGCCGTGGGTGGGCTGTGACTAG
- the Tsen54 gene encoding tRNA-splicing endonuclease subunit Sen54 isoform X2 has translation MEPDSEPATVEVPAGRVLSASELRAARSRSQKLPQRSHGPKDFLPDGSEAQAERLRLCRQELWQLLAEERVERLGSLVAAEWRPEEGFVELKSPAGKFWQTMGYSEQGRQRLHPEEALYLLECGSIQLFYQDLPLSIQEAYQLLLTEDTLNFLQYQVFSHLKRLGYVVRRFQPSSVVSPYERQLNLDGYAQCLEDGTGKRKRSSSCRSVSKKAKALQNSLPPMSGAASSPPACDQSSQYSEKPQESSPRKGSGLSFQALGSSEPCPALAREDMECGQENDKIKNGAKGAPKPRWNFEQISFPNMASDSRHTRLPAPAPELLPANVIGRGTDAESWCQKLNQRKEKLSRRDRDQQAEAQQFREDVNADPEVQGCSSWREYKELLQRRQLQKSQPRPPHLWGQSVTPLLNPDKADSPAAVLEHVSVLQTTHLADGGYRLLEKSRGLEISFDVYQADAVATFRKNNPGKPYVRMCISGFDEPVPDLCSLKRLTYQSGDVPLIFALVDHGDISFYSFRDFTLPRDLEH, from the exons ATGGAGCCGGACTCCGAACCCGCGACCGTGGAGGTTCCCGCGGGGCGTGTGCTCAG CGCCTCGGAACTCCGGGCGGCTCGTTCGCGGTCCCAGAAGCTGCCCCAGCGGTCGCATGGCCCCAAGGACTTCCTCCCGGACGGCTCGGAGGCCCAGGCCGAGCGGCTGCGCCTGTGTCGCCAGGAGCTGTGGCAGCTGCTGGCAGAGGAGCGCGTGGAACGCTT GGGCAGCTTGGTGGCCGCGGAGTGGAGACCCGAAGAGGGCTTCGTGGAGTTGAAGTCGCCAGCG GGGAAATTCTGGCAGACCATGGGCTACTCAGAGCAAGGGCGGCAGCGGCTTCACCCCGAAGAGGCCTTGTATCTGCTGGAGTGT GGCTCTATTCAGCTCTTCTACCAAGACCTACCGCTGTCCATCCAAGAGGCCTACCAGCTGCTGCTGACTGAGGACACCTTGAATTTCCTACAATATCAG GTCTTCAGCCACCTGAAGAGACTAGGCTACGTGGTTCGCCGGTTCCAGCCGAG CTCTGTCGTGTCCCCTTATGAGAGGCAGCTTAACTTGGATGGCTATGCCCAGTGCCTGGAGGACGGGACTGGCAAGAGGAAGAGGAGCTCCAGCTGTCG GTCTGTTAGTAAGAAGGCTAAGGCTCTGCAGAACTCTCTGCCACCCATGAGCGGGGCAGCCTCCAGCCCACCTGCCTGTGACCAGAGTAGCCAGTACTCAGAGAAGCCCCAGGAGTCAAGCCCCAGAAAGGGCTCAGGACTCTCCTTTCAGGCTCTGGGGTCTTCAGAGCCTTGCCCTGCTCTGGCCAGGGAGGATATGGAGTGTGGCCAGGAGAATGATAAAATCAAGAATGGAGCCAAGGGGGCTCCTAAACCACGCTGGAACTTTGAGCAGATCTCCTTCCCCAACATGGCTTCAGATAGCCGCCACACCCGCCTGCCTGCCCCAGCCCCAGAACTGCTCCCCGCCAATGTCATTGGGCGAGGGACAGATGCTGAGTCCTGGTGCCAAAAGCTGAACCAGCGGAAGGAGAAGCTTTCCCGGAGAGACCGGGACCAGCAAGCAGAGGCGCAGCAGTTCCGGGAGGATGTGAACGCAGATCCCGAGGTGCAGGGCTGCTCCAGCTGGCGGGAGTACAAGGAACTGCTGCAGAGGCGACAGCTGCAGAAGAGCCAGCCCCGCCCTCCACACCTGTGGGGCCAGTCTGTTACTCCCTTGCTCAACCCTGATAAAGCAGATTCCCCAG CCGCGGTCCTTGAACATGTCTCCGTGCTGCAGACAACACATCTTGCTGACGGAGGTTACCG GCTTCTGGAGAAGTCGAGAGGCTTGGAGATCAGCTTCGATGTTTACCAGGCTGACGCTGTGGCTACGTTCCGAAAAAACAACCCTGGCAAACCCTATGTCCGAATGTGCATTAGTGG ATTTGATGAGCCTGTCCCAGACCTCTGCAGCCTCAAGCGGTTGACCTACCAGAGTGGGGATGTCCCCCTGATCTTTGCCCTGGTGGATCACGGTGACATCTCCTTCTATAGCTTCAGAGACTTCACACTGCCCAGGGATCTGGAGCACTGA